In one window of Henckelia pumila isolate YLH828 chromosome 1, ASM3356847v2, whole genome shotgun sequence DNA:
- the LOC140874588 gene encoding bifunctional monothiol glutaredoxin-S16, chloroplastic, protein MAVLNLSSSSKLPLFSNVSPRNAPSISFYSLPKPAVAFPAITLKRITFSPNRNPKAIVSAIKKLAETELVEIPTEDSITGILPSDSGVYAVYGGTGDIQFVGITRNLAASVLGHKKSVPELCSSVKVGVVEERDKNSLTEAWKSWMEEHIATTGKVPAGNEPGNSTWVKKSPKKKSDLRLTPGRHVQLTVPLEDLIDRLVKENKVVAFIKGSRGAPMCGFSQRVVAILESQGVDYESVDVLDEEYNYGLRETLKKYSSWPTFPQIFVDGELVGGCDILTSMYEKGELPALLNL, encoded by the exons ATGGCGGTACTCAACCTCTCATCTTCTTCCAAACTTCCCTTGTTCTCCAATGTTTCTCCCCGAAATGCCCCTTCCATATCATTCTATTCACTTCCCAAGCCAGCCGTAGCCTTCCCCGCGATAACCCTTAAACGCATAACTTTTTCTCCAAATCGCAATCCCAAGGCAATCGTTTCGGCTATTAAGAAGCTCGCGGAGACGGAATTGGTGGAGATACCAACGGAAGATTCGATTACGGGGATCCTCCCATCTGATTCCGGCGTGTATGCTGTTTACGGCGGTACAGGTGATATCCAATTCGTCGGCATAACTAGAAATCTCGCCGCCAGTGTTCTCGGACACAAGAAATCCGTCCCCGAGCTGTGCAGCTCCGTCAAG GTTGGGGTGGTAGAGGAGCGTGATAAAAATTCTTTAACCGAAGCATGGAAATCATGGATGGAAGAACATATAGCAACCACAGGTAAGGTACCAGCAGGCAATGAACCAGGAAACTCAACATGGGTAAAGAAGTCTCCCAAAAAGAAATCTGATCTGAGGTTAACGCCAGGGCGCCATGTCCAGTTAACAGTACCTCTGGAGGATCTTATTGACAGACTAGTGAAAGAAAACAAAGTGGTGGCATTCATTAAGGGATCAAGAGGTGCCCCAATGTGTGGATTCTCACAGAGGGTGGTGGCGATTCTTGAAAGTCAAGGAGTGGATTATGAAAGCGTCGATGTATTGGATGAAGAGTATAATTACGGGTTGAGGGAAACATTGAAGAAGTACAGCAGCTGGCCAACATTCCCTCAGATATTTGTTGATGGTGAATTGGTCGGTGGATGTGATATTTTGACCTCCATGTATGAGAAGGGTGAGCTTCCTGCTCTGCTCAATTTGTAG